Proteins encoded together in one Staphylococcus aureus window:
- a CDS encoding type B 50S ribosomal protein L31, with protein sequence MKQGIHPEYHQVIFLDTTTNFKFLSGSTKTSSEMMEWEDGKEYPVIRLDISSDSHPFYTGRQKFAAADGRVERFNKKFGLKSNN encoded by the coding sequence ATGAAACAAGGAATTCATCCTGAGTATCACCAAGTAATCTTTTTAGATACTACTACAAACTTCAAATTCTTAAGCGGTTCTACAAAAACATCTTCAGAAATGATGGAGTGGGAAGATGGAAAAGAATACCCAGTTATTCGTTTAGATATTTCATCTGATTCACATCCATTCTACACTGGACGTCAAAAATTCGCTGCTGCGGATGGACGTGTGGAACGTTTCAACAAAAAGTTTGGTCTTAAATCAAACAACTAA
- the rho gene encoding transcription termination factor Rho translates to MPERERTSPQYESFHELYKNYTTKELTQKAKTLKLTNYSKLNKKELVLAIMEAQMEKDGNYYMEGILDDIQPDGYGFLRTVNYSKGEKDIYISASQIRRFEIKRGDKVTGKVRKPKDNEKYYGLLQVDFVNDHNAEEVKKRPHFQALTPLYPDERIKLETEIQNYSTRIMDLVTPIGLGQRGLIVAPPKAGKTSLLKEIANAISTNKPDAKLFILLVGERPEEVTDLERSVEAAEVVHSTFDEPPEHHVKVAELLLERAKRLVEIGEDVIILMDSITRLARAYNLVIPPSGRTLSGGLDPASLHKPKAFFGAARNIEAGGSLTILATALVDTGSRMDDMIYEEFKGTGNMELHLDRKLSERRIFPAIDIGRSSTRKEELLISKSELDTLWQLRNLFTDSTDFTERFIRKLKRSKNNEDFFKQLQKSAEESTKTGRPII, encoded by the coding sequence ATGCCTGAAAGAGAACGTACATCTCCTCAGTATGAATCATTCCACGAATTGTACAAGAACTATACTACCAAGGAACTCACTCAAAAAGCTAAAACTCTTAAGTTGACGAACTATAGTAAATTAAATAAAAAAGAACTTGTTCTAGCTATTATGGAAGCACAAATGGAAAAAGATGGTAACTATTATATGGAAGGTATCTTAGATGATATACAACCAGATGGTTATGGTTTTTTAAGAACAGTGAACTATTCTAAAGGGGAAAAAGATATTTATATATCTGCTAGCCAAATTCGTCGTTTTGAAATTAAACGTGGGGATAAAGTAACTGGGAAAGTTAGAAAACCTAAAGATAACGAAAAATATTATGGCTTATTACAAGTTGACTTTGTCAATGACCATAACGCAGAAGAAGTGAAGAAACGTCCGCATTTCCAAGCTTTGACACCACTTTATCCAGATGAGCGTATTAAATTAGAGACAGAAATACAAAATTATTCAACGCGCATCATGGATTTAGTAACACCGATTGGTTTAGGTCAACGTGGTTTAATAGTGGCGCCACCTAAAGCAGGTAAAACATCGTTATTAAAAGAAATAGCGAATGCAATCAGTACGAACAAACCAGATGCAAAGCTATTTATTTTGTTAGTTGGCGAGCGTCCTGAAGAGGTAACAGATTTAGAACGCTCAGTAGAAGCTGCTGAAGTCGTTCATTCAACGTTTGACGAACCACCAGAACACCATGTTAAAGTAGCTGAATTATTACTTGAACGTGCAAAGCGTTTAGTAGAAATTGGGGAAGATGTCATTATTTTAATGGATTCTATAACGAGATTAGCACGCGCTTATAACTTAGTTATTCCACCAAGTGGTCGTACATTATCAGGTGGTTTAGATCCTGCATCTTTACACAAACCAAAAGCATTCTTCGGTGCAGCGAGAAATATTGAAGCGGGTGGAAGTTTAACAATACTTGCAACTGCATTAGTTGATACGGGTTCACGTATGGACGATATGATTTACGAAGAATTTAAAGGAACAGGTAACATGGAGTTACATTTAGATCGTAAATTGTCTGAACGTCGTATCTTCCCTGCAATTGATATTGGCAGAAGTTCAACGCGTAAAGAAGAATTGTTGATAAGTAAATCTGAATTAGACACATTATGGCAATTAAGAAATCTATTCACTGACTCAACTGACTTTACTGAAAGATTTATTCGCAAACTTAAAAGGTCTAAGAATAATGAAGATTTCTTCAAGCAGCTACAAAAGTCTGCAGAAGAAAGTACTAAAACGGGTCGACCTATAATTTAA
- a CDS encoding aldehyde dehydrogenase family protein yields MRDYTKQYINGEWVESNSNETIEVINPATEEVIGKVAKGNKADVDKAVEAADDVYLEFRHTSVKERQALLDKIVKEYENRKDDIVQAITDELGAPLSLSERVHYQMGLNHFVAARDALDNYEFEERRGDDLVVKEAIGVSGLITPWNFPTNQTSLKLAAAFAAGSPVVLKPSEETPFAAVILAEIFDKVGVPKGVFNLVNGDGAGVGNPLSEHPKVRMMSFTGSGPTGSKIMEKAAKDFKKVSLELGGKSPYIVLDDVDIKEAAKATTGKVVNNTGQVCTAGTRVLVPNKIKDAFLAELKEQFSQVRVGNPREDGTQVGPIISKKQFDQVQNYINKGIEEGAELFYGGPGKPEGLEKGYFARPTIFINVDNQMTIAQEEIFGPVMSVITYNDLDEAIQIANDTKYGLAGYVIGKDKETLHKVARSIEAGTVEINEAGRKPDLPFGGYKQSGLGREWGDYGIEEFLEVKSIAGYFK; encoded by the coding sequence ATGAGAGACTACACAAAGCAATACATTAATGGCGAATGGGTAGAAAGTAATAGTAATGAAACGATAGAAGTTATAAATCCAGCAACCGAAGAAGTAATCGGGAAAGTTGCTAAAGGTAATAAAGCTGATGTTGATAAAGCCGTCGAGGCGGCAGACGATGTTTATTTAGAGTTCCGTCATACATCTGTGAAAGAAAGACAAGCGTTATTAGATAAAATTGTAAAAGAATATGAAAACAGAAAAGACGATATTGTACAAGCTATTACGGATGAATTAGGTGCTCCTTTATCATTATCTGAGCGTGTCCATTATCAAATGGGACTAAACCATTTTGTTGCAGCGAGAGACGCATTAGATAACTACGAATTTGAAGAACGCCGCGGAGATGATTTAGTTGTTAAAGAAGCAATCGGTGTATCTGGATTAATTACACCGTGGAACTTCCCTACAAACCAAACATCATTAAAATTAGCAGCAGCATTTGCGGCTGGTAGTCCAGTTGTACTTAAACCATCTGAAGAAACACCATTTGCAGCTGTTATTTTAGCTGAGATTTTTGATAAAGTCGGTGTTCCTAAAGGTGTATTTAACCTTGTTAATGGTGATGGTGCTGGTGTTGGGAATCCTTTATCTGAACATCCTAAAGTACGCATGATGTCATTTACAGGATCAGGCCCTACTGGTTCTAAAATTATGGAAAAAGCCGCTAAAGATTTTAAAAAGGTATCATTAGAGCTTGGTGGCAAATCACCATATATCGTCCTAGATGACGTAGATATTAAAGAAGCGGCTAAAGCAACAACAGGCAAAGTTGTTAATAATACTGGTCAAGTATGTACAGCTGGTACACGTGTTTTAGTGCCTAACAAAATTAAAGATGCATTCTTAGCTGAATTAAAAGAACAATTTAGCCAAGTGCGTGTCGGTAATCCAAGAGAAGATGGTACACAAGTAGGCCCTATCATTAGTAAAAAACAATTTGATCAAGTACAAAATTATATTAATAAAGGTATTGAAGAAGGTGCTGAATTATTTTATGGTGGTCCTGGTAAACCAGAAGGACTTGAAAAAGGATACTTTGCACGTCCGACAATTTTTATTAATGTAGATAATCAAATGACGATAGCACAAGAAGAAATTTTTGGGCCAGTAATGTCAGTTATCACTTATAACGATTTAGATGAAGCGATTCAAATTGCAAATGATACAAAATATGGTTTGGCAGGATATGTTATTGGTAAGGACAAAGAAACATTGCATAAAGTAGCTCGTTCTATTGAAGCAGGTACAGTAGAAATAAACGAAGCAGGTAGAAAGCCAGATTTACCATTTGGTGGCTATAAACAATCTGGTTTAGGTCGTGAATGGGGCGATTATGGTATTGAAGAGTTCTTAGAAGTGAAATCTATAGCTGGATATTTTAAATAA
- a CDS encoding helix-turn-helix domain-containing protein: MEVCPYLEETFKILGRSWNGLIINYLSRCNDCSAHFSDMKRDLKTITPRALSLKLSELAQWELVEKQIISTSPVQIIYVLTEKGKALAEALHPIEAWAQSYVDLTDQRTAK, encoded by the coding sequence ATGGAAGTATGTCCGTATCTCGAAGAAACTTTTAAAATACTTGGTAGAAGTTGGAATGGATTAATCATTAATTATCTCTCAAGATGTAATGACTGTTCAGCACACTTTTCCGATATGAAAAGAGATTTGAAAACAATAACACCACGTGCTTTAAGTCTTAAGTTGTCAGAGCTTGCACAATGGGAGTTAGTTGAGAAGCAAATCATTTCTACGAGTCCAGTACAAATTATTTATGTGCTAACTGAAAAAGGTAAAGCGTTAGCAGAGGCTTTACATCCAATTGAAGCATGGGCGCAATCATATGTCGATTTAACAGATCAACGTACTGCTAAATAA
- a CDS encoding UDP-N-acetylglucosamine 1-carboxyvinyltransferase — protein MAQEVIKIRGGRTLNGEVNISGAKNSAVAIIPATLLAQGHVKLEGLPQISDVKTLVSLLEDLNIKASLNGTELEVDTTEIQNAALPNNKVESLRASYYMMGAMLGRFKKCVIGLPGGCPLGPRPIDQHIKGFKALGAEIDESSTTSMKIEAKELKGAHIFLDMVSVGATINIMLAAVYATGQTVIENAAKEPEVVDVANFLTSMGANIKGAGTSTIKINGVKELHGSEYQVIPDRIEAGTYMCIAAACGENVILNNIVPKHVETLTAKFSELGVNVDVRDERIRINNNAPYQFVDIKTLVYPGFATDLQQPITPLLFMANGPSFVTDTIYPERFKHVEELKRMGANIEVDEGTATIKPSTLHGAEVYASDLRAGACLIIAGLIAEGVTTIYNVKHIYRGYTDIVEHLKALGADIWTETV, from the coding sequence ATGGCTCAAGAGGTAATAAAAATAAGAGGTGGACGCACACTAAATGGGGAAGTTAATATCAGTGGCGCGAAAAACAGTGCTGTAGCTATCATTCCTGCAACATTATTAGCTCAAGGACATGTGAAATTAGAAGGGTTACCGCAAATCTCTGATGTTAAAACTTTAGTGAGTTTATTAGAAGATTTAAATATTAAGGCATCACTAAATGGTACGGAATTAGAAGTTGATACAACTGAAATACAAAATGCTGCATTACCAAATAATAAAGTTGAATCATTACGTGCTTCATACTATATGATGGGTGCCATGTTAGGTAGATTTAAAAAATGTGTGATTGGTTTACCGGGAGGATGTCCACTTGGGCCACGTCCAATTGATCAACATATTAAAGGATTTAAAGCTTTAGGTGCTGAAATTGATGAATCAAGTACGACATCAATGAAAATCGAAGCTAAAGAGTTAAAAGGTGCACATATTTTTCTAGATATGGTTAGCGTAGGTGCAACAATTAACATTATGCTAGCTGCAGTTTATGCAACAGGACAAACTGTAATTGAAAATGCTGCTAAAGAACCGGAAGTAGTTGATGTTGCTAACTTCTTAACAAGTATGGGAGCTAATATTAAGGGAGCGGGTACATCAACAATTAAAATCAATGGCGTCAAAGAATTACATGGTTCTGAGTATCAAGTTATACCTGATAGAATTGAAGCAGGCACATATATGTGTATCGCTGCAGCATGTGGAGAAAATGTTATATTAAATAATATTGTTCCGAAACATGTAGAAACATTAACTGCTAAATTTAGTGAATTAGGTGTGAATGTTGATGTAAGAGACGAAAGAATTCGCATCAATAATAATGCGCCATATCAATTTGTTGATATTAAAACACTAGTATATCCAGGTTTTGCTACTGATTTGCAACAGCCTATTACACCATTATTATTTATGGCAAATGGTCCTTCATTTGTAACTGATACGATTTATCCGGAGCGTTTTAAACATGTTGAAGAATTAAAGCGCATGGGTGCAAATATTGAAGTTGACGAAGGCACAGCAACGATAAAACCATCAACATTACATGGTGCTGAAGTTTATGCTAGCGATTTAAGAGCAGGAGCTTGTTTAATTATTGCTGGTTTAATTGCTGAGGGTGTAACTACAATTTACAATGTTAAACATATTTATAGAGGTTATACAGATATTGTAGAACACTTAAAAGCTTTAGGTGCAGATATTTGGACGGAAACTGTATAG
- the fdaB gene encoding class IIb fructose-bisphosphate aldolase FdaB, which produces MPLVSMKEMLIDAKENGYAVGQYNINNLEFTQAILEASQEENAPVILGVSEGAARYMSGFYTIVKMVEGLMHDLNITIPVAIHLDHGSSFEKCKEAIDAGFTSVMIDASHSPFEENVATTKKVVEYAHEKGVSVEAELGTVGGQEDDVVADGIIYADPKECQELVEKTGIDALAPALGSVHGPYKGEPKLGFKEMEEIGLSTGLPLVLHGGTGIPTKDIQKAIPFGTAKINVNTENQIASAKAVRDVLNNDKEVYDPRKYLGPAREAIKETVKGKIKEFGTSNRAK; this is translated from the coding sequence GATGCAAAAGAAAATGGTTATGCGGTAGGTCAATACAATATTAATAACCTAGAATTCACTCAAGCAATTTTAGAAGCGTCACAAGAAGAAAATGCACCTGTAATTTTAGGTGTTTCTGAAGGTGCTGCTCGTTACATGAGCGGTTTCTACACAATTGTTAAAATGGTTGAAGGGTTAATGCATGACTTAAACATCACTATTCCTGTAGCAATCCATTTAGACCATGGTTCAAGCTTTGAAAAATGTAAAGAAGCTATCGATGCTGGTTTCACATCAGTAATGATCGATGCTTCACACAGCCCATTCGAAGAAAACGTAGCAACAACTAAAAAAGTTGTTGAATACGCTCATGAAAAAGGTGTTTCTGTAGAAGCTGAATTAGGTACTGTTGGTGGACAAGAAGATGATGTTGTAGCAGACGGCATCATTTATGCTGATCCTAAAGAATGTCAAGAACTAGTTGAAAAAACTGGTATTGATGCATTAGCGCCAGCATTAGGTTCAGTTCATGGTCCATACAAAGGTGAACCAAAATTAGGATTTAAAGAAATGGAAGAAATCGGTTTATCTACAGGTTTACCATTAGTATTACACGGTGGTACTGGTATCCCGACTAAAGATATCCAAAAAGCAATTCCATTTGGTACAGCTAAAATTAACGTAAACACTGAAAACCAAATCGCTTCAGCAAAAGCAGTTCGTGACGTTTTAAATAACGACAAAGAAGTTTACGATCCTCGTAAATACTTAGGACCTGCACGTGAAGCCATCAAAGAAACAGTTAAAGGTAAAATTAAAGAGTTCGGTACTTCTAACCGCGCTAAATAA